The stretch of DNA AGATCGCGAAAATGGCTCGCGTTCTTTATCGCCATGGCGCACTGCTCGGCCATGGCCGTGAAAAGCTTCATGTTCCCGTTATTGAAATCCCCGCCGTCGACGCGATTGACCGCTTCGGCCACACCGAGCACCCTCCCGCCGTACGTGAGCGGCACGGCCAGCACCTGTTTCGTCTTGAAACGCGTCTGTTCATCCGCCGTCTGATAGAAGCGCTTGTCACGGGCCACATCGTTCACGATACAGGGTTTATTCTCCTCTGCCACCCATCCGGCAATGCCCTTGCCGCGAGGGATCTTCACCTCTTTCACGCGGCTCTTCCTGCTCCCGGTGACGGAGCGAAACACAAGGTCGCCGTTCACATCGACGAGCAGGAGCGATGAGCCCTCGACACGCATGACCTTTTTCGTCAATTCCATTATCTTGTCAAGCAGGAGCGAGATATCGAGCGTTGAGTTCACCGCCGAACTTACCGCGATAAGACTTTTAAGCTCGAGCATACGCTCACGGGCCTTCTCGGCAAGGAGATTGTTGTGTATAAGCATCGCCATTTGATTTGCGATGGCGGTAAGCACGCGCACATCCTTGAGGACGAATTTACGCTTTCTCGCATTATTGTTCAATATCTCCACCGCACCGATGACCGTCTTCCCGGCGATGAGCGGAACACATATCATGGAACGCGTCCGAAAATCGATCTCACGGTCGATCTCTTTCTTGAAACGTCGGTCAAGATACGGGGCGTTCGTAAGGACCGGCTTCGTATGTTCGATCACCCAGCCGCAAATGCCTTCCCCCGGCTTCAGCCGATAGCTCACGATACGTTTCGACCTCTTACCGCGCGCATGAAAAAAGTAGATCTTTTCCGACAGCTCGTCCTTGAGTATTATCGATGCCGCCTCCGACTGGAAATACTCGTTGATATAAGCGAGGATATGCCCAAGCACCGTCTTCAGATCATCCGCCCTGCTGATCGACAGGGCGATATCCTCGAATATCCTCGCCCGAAGCGACATGAGCCGTACCGTATCCGCCGAACGATCGATCCGTTTCATGGACACATCCTCGCGTCTTCGTTCCTTAAAAACCCGGTATCTTGTTCTGCTTCAGAAGGTCCGTCGCCTTGTTCTTCGCTTCCGATTCCGCTTTCTTCTTGCCTTCGTCCGCTTTGCGGTTAAGCTCGTTCTGATATGCGTTCAGATTGTTCTCTATCTCTTTTTTCTTCTGATCGAGCTTA from Spirochaetota bacterium encodes:
- a CDS encoding HD domain-containing phosphohydrolase — translated: MKRIDRSADTVRLMSLRARIFEDIALSISRADDLKTVLGHILAYINEYFQSEAASIILKDELSEKIYFFHARGKRSKRIVSYRLKPGEGICGWVIEHTKPVLTNAPYLDRRFKKEIDREIDFRTRSMICVPLIAGKTVIGAVEILNNNARKRKFVLKDVRVLTAIANQMAMLIHNNLLAEKARERMLELKSLIAVSSAVNSTLDISLLLDKIMELTKKVMRVEGSSLLLVDVNGDLVFRSVTGSRKSRVKEVKIPRGKGIAGWVAEENKPCIVNDVARDKRFYQTADEQTRFKTKQVLAVPLTYGGRVLGVAEAVNRVDGGDFNNGNMKLFTAMAEQCAMAIKNASHFRDLQELFLSSIKALSDAIEMKDPYTRGHSERVTLYSLLIAERMGLAREMRMNLQVAGILHDIGKIGVDEAILKKPDRLTPGEYDIIKKHVMNGVEIMKHIKTHPDILPAIREHHERFDGAGYPDGIAGTKISMLGRIVAVADSYDAMTSDRPYRTRMAVEDAVNEIKRCSGTQFDPAIVDVFSELAMSRELSKLFSQE